Part of the SAR202 cluster bacterium genome, GCCTCCACCTCCAGCTTCGACGTCCGCACCCTCACCTCCACGGCGCTCGCGCTGTACTACATCCAGGCGGGCACGGGCGGCCTTGGGGCGTTCCTCTTCAGCGCGGGCGTGGCAAGCTTCAGCCTCGCGATACTCCTCTACCACGCCGGCGACGGCCGGTGGTTCGGCCTCCTGGGCCTTATAAGCGCGGCGATACTCCTCGCCACGTCCACCCTCTACGTCCCCGGCTCCGCGTACATCTCCTACGTCGCCACCCTCTGGTACGCCCTGACCGGCCTGTGGCTCATCCTCGCGCGGGGGAAGCCTGTGGAGTCCGAGGCGGCGTAACACACCGGTAGCAGGACCAGGAAATGCGGCAGATGATCAGCTTCAATACCGATGCCGGGCGATTCAGCCATCGCGTCGGCGCGGTCGCCATTCGCAACGGACGCTTCCTGGCGATGATGTTCGAAGGGCAGGACTACTGGTTCCTTCCGGGCGGCCGCGTGGAGCTGAACGAGCCGTCCGAGGCAGCCCTCAGGCGGGAGATGGAGGAGGAGTTTGGAGCAGAGGTTAGGGTAGGGCGCTTGCTCTGGGTGCTCGAGAACTTCTTCCCGTTGCGCGGCGTCCCGTTCCATGAGCTCGGCCTGTATTACCACGTCGAGATGCCGGAAAGCTGGCGCCACATCGATTCCGACGAGCCGTTCGAGATCATCGACGGCGCCGACCGCCTCACCTGCCGGTGGCACCCGCTGGACAGCCTCGACACTTTCCCCGTCAAACCCGCCGTTTTGAGCGACGCGCTACGGGCGATTCCTAACGAGACGGCGCATATTGTACACTTAGAGCCGTTTCACGGGGCCAATCTGTAAGTACCTCCGTCCAATCAACAGGCAACACCGCGCGCCTCGGAAGAAATCTGCGTAATCTGTGTAATCTGCGGTTAACATCTTCTCTCCTGGAGCTTCCAATGCAGGACCGCGCTCGAATCGTCGTCATCGGGGCCGGCATCGCCGGGACCAGCACCGTCTACCACCTCGCCCAGCTCGGGTGGAAGGACATCGTCGTTGTGGACCAGGGGCCGCTGTTCAAGACGGGCGGCTCCACCTCGCACGCTCCCGGCCTGCTCTTCGTCGTCAACTCCTCCCGCACGATGGCCAACTTCGCCAAGTACACCACCGCGCTGGACGACAGCATGAAGCTGAACGGCGAGCGCATCTTCTGGAAGACCGGCGGCATGGAGGTGGCCTGGACGAAGGAGCGCTGGTACGACCTCAAGCGCAAGTACGCCTACGGCAAGAGCTGGGGCGTGGGCGCGGAGCTCCTCGGCCCGAGCGAGGCGCGCGCCAAGGTGCCCCTCCTCTCCGAGAAGATCTACGGCGCGATGTACTCCCCCAACGACGGCGCGGGCTACGCCCACATGGTCGCCGAGGCGCTCGCGCTGGAGGCGCAGAAGCGCGGGGCGGCGACCTTCTACGGAGACACGAAGGTCACGGGCATAGAGGTCGTGAACGGCCAGGTGAAGGCCGTCAATACGGATAAGGGCCGCATCCAGACGGACATCGTCCTCTGCTGCGCCGGTATCTGGGGGCCGCTCGTCGGCAAGATGGCGGGCGTCACCGTCCCCCTGTACCCGATGCGCCACCAATACGCCGTCACCGAGCCGCTGCCCGAGCTCAAGGGCGAGAAGGAGAAGGTCCGCCACCCGATCCTGCGCCACCAGGACGAGGCGATGTACTTCCGTCAGGAGTTCGACTCCTACCTCGTCGGCGCGTACCGCCACGAGCCGATGCTCGTCGAGCCCGAGGACATCCTTGAGTGGAAAGACTCGAAGGTAATGCCGTCCGTCATGGACTGGGCGCCGAGCATCTTCGAGCAGGGGCTGCGCGAGTCGGGGGAACTGCTGCCCGCGACGAAGGGGAAGGGGCTCAAGTTCAAGCTCAACGGCATGTTCTCGTTCACCGCGGACGGCATGCCGCTCATGGGCGAGTCGCCCAACGTCCGCGGCTTCTGGATGGCCGAGGCGGTCTGGATCACACACGCCGGCGGCGTCGGCAAGGCGATGGCGGAGTGGCTCGTCCAGGGCTACCCGGAGCTGGACATGCGCGAGTGCGACGTCGCCCGCTTCCACCCGCACGCGCTCACGAAGTCGTACGTCCGCACCCGCTCGGCCCAGCAGTTCCGCGAGGTGTACGACATCATCCACCCGGGCCAGCAGATGGAGAACCCGCGCAACCTGCGCCTCACGCCGTTCTACCCCAGGCTCAAGGAGCTGGACGCCGAGTTCTTCGAGGGCGTCGGCTGGGAGCGCCCCCAGTGGTTCAAGGCGAACGCGAAGATGCTGGAGCAGTACCCGTACAACGGCCCCAAGCGCACCGAATGGCAGTCGCGCTTCTGGTCGCCGATCATCGCCGCCGAGCACCACGCCGTCCGTAACGGCGTCGGCATGTTCGATATCACTCCCTTTACTAAGATCGAGGTAACAGGGCCGGGCGCGCTCAAGTTCCTGCAGTCGATCACGAGCAACAACTTGGACCAGCCCGTCGGCCGCATCGTCTACACAGCGATGCCCAACCACCGCGGCGGCATCCGCGCGGACCTGACGATCACGCGCCTCTCGGAGGACCGGTTCCTCGTCCTCACCGGCGGCGGCATGGGCATGCTGGACCTCTTCTGGCTGCGCAAGAACGCCCTGCGCGACGGCTCGGTCTCGATAACGGACGTCACCTCCAGCATGTTCAACATCGGCCTCTGGGGTCCCAAGTCGCGCGACGTCCTCAAGACCGTCGTTGACGAGGACATCTCCAACGACGCCTTCCCGTACATGACGGCGAAGCGCATGCAGATTCAGGAAATACCAGTCCTGGCGATCCGCATCTCGTACGTGGGCGAGCTCGGCTGGGAGATATACGGCCCGGCGGAGCTGGGCCTGCGCGCGTGGGACATCCTGTGGAAGGCAGGCCGCTGGAGCGGCATCACGGCGGTCGGCGGCGGCGCGTTCGAGACGCTGCGCCTGGAGAAGGGCTACCGCATGTGGGGCAGCGACATCCACACCGAGTACAACCCCTACGAGGCCGGCATCGGCTTCGCGGTGCGCCCGAACAAGGGCGACTTCATTGGCCGCGACGCGCTCGCGAAGATCAAGAAGGACGGCGTCAAGCGCAAGCTCGTCTGCATAACGATGGACGAGCCCAACACCCTCGCGATGGGCAAGGAGCCCATCCTGGACGGCAGCAAGGTCCTCGGCTACGTCACCAGCGCCAACTACGGCTACACCGTCGGCAAGTCCATCGTCTACGGCTACGTCCCCACCGAGTGCGCCGCCGAGGGCACAAAGGTGCAGATCGAGCACTTCAAGGAGATCTACCCGGCGACGGTCACCCGCGAGCCGCTGCTCGACCCGGAGAACCTGCGGTTGAAAGGGTAGGAGATATGGACGCGGGTACAGACAGAATACGGCCTGACCTGCTCAACCGCCTCGAGTTCGAGATTCTTGAGAGTATCCGGATTGGGATGGACTCGCTATATGCCCTCTGCAAAGATTCCCAAAGGAACCTGAACGACGTTGCAGTAAAGGACGTGGCGGTTGCGATAGTGGCGCTGTTAGAGCGCAACTTCATTGAGCCTCATTACTTCAGCTTCCGACGGGACGAATTCGTTGCATGCAGCGGCGGTCTGGACGCGGACAGCCTGATTGAGCATTTGCGATACATCCCCAGAGTCGATTACCTGGGACAAGCGCCGGAGGAACTGGGCGGTGATTTCTTCTTTGATGTAACCGAACAAGGACTGGCCGAGGAGGAGAGGGCTGAGTATGACGCCTACAAGCCGGAGGGCGATATTGGTTAGTTCTGGTTGAAAGCCTAACACGGACTTGTATAATGGGGTCCGTTGTCGCGGCCCATTTGTTTCTGGCCCGTGAACCATTCGAGCAGACACTGAGGAGGCGCCTATGTCCCAGTTCCACATGACCCGCCGCGAGGAGATGCTCGCGGCGCACTTCACGAAATTCTTTCACGACTCCTCGTTCGTGGAGCTTGAAGGCGGGCGCATCCTCCACGTTTCCAAGACCAGCTTCTGCACCTCGGACGACGGCGGCATAACCTGGTCGAAGGTCTATGAATGCAAGGACCGGAACGGCAAGCCAGTCGGCACATCCTGCACTTCACTCGTGAAGCTCTCCGGGAACGGTATCGGCCTGGCCGGCATCGTCAAGCCGAAGGACCCGCAGGGCGCGGACTGGATGGAGCAGCACTGGTACATGGTCTTCTGGCGGTCGGACGACGGCGGAAAGACATGGGAGCCGCCCGTGCGTATGAGCAGGCCAGGCGTGGATACGTTCGCGTTACAGGACACCTTCCTCCGCACCTCCTCAGGCCGCATAATCCTTCCCGTTTACCTTTCTATCCGTCATGGCCACCATCCCATGGACCCGCCTTACCCCAGCACCGGGAAGCTCGCATTCAACCAGTTCGTCTCGACCGGCGGCCATTTCTATGACACCGGTTTCGGCGCTTGCGAGGCCCTGTACTCGGACGACGACGGCCGCACATGGAAGAAGAACAAGGACGGCGCGCTTGCCCTCCACCTTGAC contains:
- a CDS encoding NUDIX domain-containing protein produces the protein MRQMISFNTDAGRFSHRVGAVAIRNGRFLAMMFEGQDYWFLPGGRVELNEPSEAALRREMEEEFGAEVRVGRLLWVLENFFPLRGVPFHELGLYYHVEMPESWRHIDSDEPFEIIDGADRLTCRWHPLDSLDTFPVKPAVLSDALRAIPNETAHIVHLEPFHGANL
- a CDS encoding FAD-dependent oxidoreductase, which encodes MQDRARIVVIGAGIAGTSTVYHLAQLGWKDIVVVDQGPLFKTGGSTSHAPGLLFVVNSSRTMANFAKYTTALDDSMKLNGERIFWKTGGMEVAWTKERWYDLKRKYAYGKSWGVGAELLGPSEARAKVPLLSEKIYGAMYSPNDGAGYAHMVAEALALEAQKRGAATFYGDTKVTGIEVVNGQVKAVNTDKGRIQTDIVLCCAGIWGPLVGKMAGVTVPLYPMRHQYAVTEPLPELKGEKEKVRHPILRHQDEAMYFRQEFDSYLVGAYRHEPMLVEPEDILEWKDSKVMPSVMDWAPSIFEQGLRESGELLPATKGKGLKFKLNGMFSFTADGMPLMGESPNVRGFWMAEAVWITHAGGVGKAMAEWLVQGYPELDMRECDVARFHPHALTKSYVRTRSAQQFREVYDIIHPGQQMENPRNLRLTPFYPRLKELDAEFFEGVGWERPQWFKANAKMLEQYPYNGPKRTEWQSRFWSPIIAAEHHAVRNGVGMFDITPFTKIEVTGPGALKFLQSITSNNLDQPVGRIVYTAMPNHRGGIRADLTITRLSEDRFLVLTGGGMGMLDLFWLRKNALRDGSVSITDVTSSMFNIGLWGPKSRDVLKTVVDEDISNDAFPYMTAKRMQIQEIPVLAIRISYVGELGWEIYGPAELGLRAWDILWKAGRWSGITAVGGGAFETLRLEKGYRMWGSDIHTEYNPYEAGIGFAVRPNKGDFIGRDALAKIKKDGVKRKLVCITMDEPNTLAMGKEPILDGSKVLGYVTSANYGYTVGKSIVYGYVPTECAAEGTKVQIEHFKEIYPATVTREPLLDPENLRLKG